The Oryza brachyantha chromosome 7, ObraRS2, whole genome shotgun sequence genomic interval TGCAGTTGCCTGACTACCATGATGTGATTGAACACCCAATGGACTTTGGCACTGTCAGGAGGAAGCTTGCCAGGAATGCATATCGCTCATTCGAGCAATTCGAGGTCATACTTCAGCTTTTTGTTGTCTCTTTAAGTGGAATCTGAGTTGCGATTTTTTGTCATTTCATTAGCTAGTTAAGTAGAATTTGAGTTCTGGTTTTTGTTGTATCTTGAGCTAGTTAAGTAGAGTTTGAGTTGCTAATGGAGCATCATCATTTGCTGGTGTTGCTTTAAAAGATGCTGTAGATGGGAAGAAATGGTGTTTCAGTTCATACTATATTTGTCTATAGGTGAATTTCTCCTATATGTCCATGATAGGAAACAACTGTCGACATGCCTTTATGCTATGTTAGAAAAATTAGATCACAAGGTTTATGGTGCAGCTTGACAAATGCATTGGCATAGCTCAGGTTAACCAACTCATCACACGTTTACAATTACGCCCTCACATATGCAATGTCATAGTATTATAtcaaaatctaattaattgcAGGTTTACATCTTTAGATTTCATCGTTTTAGTGGTAATGGACAAGTAACAAACATATATCCTCACTTAACCTTTGCTGTCACAACTTTTCCATTAGGaatctgtagttttttttataggtaaatttatagttttatacaACATTCATGTGCACCACTCTCTTTGTGCTTGCTagcttgctgctgcttttAAATGGCTTTCCTAAGTGATTATACTATTCAAACTTGAGCAAGTCATGACAGCTTTCTTCCTGTAATTTCATTCAACATCGCTTGGTTGTAAGATTGCCTCAATAACCTTGCACTGTGCCGATATTATCGTAGTTAGTGATTCCAAGCCATGTCAGTAAGTGCATGGCCACTGCTGTCTGCTATCTTGAAAGAGTAGGTTATGCTAATTTTATGACACCTAGGCCCTATCGTAGTTTGTGATTCCAAGAGATATTGTAATTAGTGATTTTTGTACTGCTTTGTATAGTGCCAGGATGGCATCACATCGTTTCAGCTAATGAAGAATTCATCATGGAAGCTCAATCAATCTGAGTTAGCTTAGTGAATTTCATTAACATTGAGGAAGGTGGAAGCGTAGCTTGATTGTCACATTCAGACAGACAACCTTGTGTTGAAACTGACCTGGCCTGTTAgcttgaaattttagaaggTTTCTTCTGTTAGCTTGAAAAGTCAAGGTACTCTGCATTCTTGAGCTAGAGTCAAgactttagttttttttgtcatctaaaaagGCTGCAGGCTCAAAGCGTTTGTTATTGCTGCCTGTTGTTTACGTGGGCTAATTGAACAAGCACATTTCATCATTGGTGAATTTTTATTTCCTGTAGCAAGAACTATCAAAATGATGAATAAGACATTGCACTCAGAGAACCTAGCAGTTTATATGATATGCTTCTTCAAATTGCAGGATGACGTATTCTTAATTTGCAGTAATGCGATGCAGTACAATGCGCCTGATACAATCTACTTCAGACAGGTGTGTAAACagtttttctgaaaaaaaaaaacacgttgTGCTTGTGATACCATGATTTGTCAATTTGCATTGAACATTTCTTCATGCAGGCCCATTCCATACAAGAACTGGCAAGAAAAAAGTTCCAGGAACTGAGAGATGAAGGCATTCCTACAGAAAACCAAATAAAGAGTGAACAGAAAATTAGACCAAACTCTTGCAACAGAGAACCAATTAAGAAGCCTGTTTTGAGGTATTCAGATGATGATCTTGGCTTCATGTCCCATAAAGAGCAAGTTAGTAGACCAAATTCCAAAAATTTAGGGGATGATCTAAAGTTCAAAGATCAAGTTAAGAAACACATTTCAAGGAATTCGGAGGATGTCTTAAGTTCCTCATTCCAGAAAGAGCGAGTTAAGAAATCAAATTTCAGGAATTCAGACGATGATTTAAGTTCCTCCTTCCACAAAGAACAAGTTAAGAGACCCATTTCCAGAAACTCAGGGGATGATCTAAGCTCTTCAGTCCACAAGGAGCAAGCAAGGAAAGTGATATccagaaattcagaaaatgAGAGAGTGTCATCTTTCCACAAAAAGCATGACAAGAAACCCACTTCCCGGAATTCAAAAGATGAATTACCATCCCAGGAAAAACACATTAGGAAGCCTGTTTGCAGAAACAGCGAAGATGCAGATTTCCTATCAAATAAAGATTCAGTTGAGAACCCTGTTTGCACAAATGGAGAACATGTAGGTGTCTTATCCCCAAAAAGGTTAGTTGAGAAGCCCATTTGCCAAAACAGAGATGACGTGAGTCACTCACAAAAAAAGGAGTTGAATAATAAGCCTATTTGTGGAGATGGACGGGATGATATGGGCTACTCCTGCAACACAGAGACTGTTAAGAAGCCAGTTAGCATGAATAGCCAAGATGCCTTGGGTTCAGATGTCTCTGCTGCAACGGTTGCTTCTGCAGGAGATGGTTCTAATGGTTTAAGTATGTCTCAGGCTAATGCTGCTGAGCCCCTAGGTTGTATGGCGACCAATGGGTTTATGGACAAAGATATCAGTTCTCCACTCGATGAAATAAGATCTGAGAAGACAGATGACATTTCAGGTATCATATACTTGTCCAAAGAGCTGAACCACCTTATTTCCTGAAGTAATCCATTAGTTAAAGTTCTTACTGACATACTATATACTCATTGGATGGTCATCCATTGCTTTTTAGTTTTGAGCATTCTAGAATAAGCTCATAAAATGGACCTCTTTTccctttgtgtgtgtgtgttatgTTGAATGGATCAGTTAGCAACAGTTGATATGGATAAAGAAAacatttcaaaaaaagaaactagtcatcaaaaaaatattttgtttatttttgtaaatccatacagttaattttaatttcataaacTGTGTATGCTAGAAAATGCTTAGCGATTACAAAGATGAgtgattaattaaagtttaactAGTGAGTTTTTCTGCGGAATTTTGTGCAGGGTAGTTGGGTTGGATTTAATATACAACTCTTGTTTCTATATAtgcaattatattttgtatataataaatcttaaaattttaattgtatttgATATACAACTCCTATTTATTGTTTCTATGTATAGATACAATTGTGTTGTATACATCTATTGTTATCAATCTATACCGTTGTAATTTGGTCCATAGAGTCTAATGgtgtatatttatttattttctctaatTAACATGGTAATTGTTTGGCCTCTAGAACTGATCTAGCTAAACACTCATTTTCAGCTGTCTAATATAGCTTCTTTTCGAGTTGTCTTTATAATCCATTTGAAGAACTGATGTCGCTAAACGCCTATTTTCAGACATGCGTTGAGTAAATTGAATATTGATGCATAACTATATTCTTCTATCCTCCCAACTTTAGTTGTAATGACATCCTTGTTCTTGCCTTAACTTTTCAGCTAGGGAAAGTTCAGTGAAGCCAAGCTACAAGTCAATTGTGGTAGATGAGACTCGACGTAAAACATACGATACATATGAAGAACAGCCTTCATCAGAATCTGACGCAATTTTTGATGTATTCTCTGAGGAGCCAAAAGAGCTCGCTAGTGTATGATAAACTAAAGCCTGACTCATCTATGCTTCTTGGACCAATTTGATTTTCAGGTAGGCTCATACATTTATATGTGATCTGCAGGTTGGACCTCATTCTGATCACTCGTATGCAAGGAGTCTTGCTCGTTTTGCTGGCTCACTTGGTGCTCAAGGTTGGAGACTTGCTTCTGAACGCATTCAACAGGTATTACCCACTGATGTAAAGTTTGGACGTGGTTGGGTTGGAGAATATGAGCCACCGTTACCATCTATTCTGTTTGTGGAGAATCAATCAAGAAGTCTAGTTAGCTCGGAGTCTAATATTCAAAAGAGTGCTTCAATGACTAGGAATAATGAGAGGATGAGACCAACAGGAAGTGTCAATCCAAAGGAGATGAGTTTGAGTCTAAATCAAATAACCACTGGTAATAACATGGTTGGAGTGCCTGGTCCTCTTGAAAGTCCGGAAATTAAGCCAAGATTATTTGGTGTTACGGCTGAGCCCCAACAGAGGAACACTAATGCTTCATCTCTGCATGAGAATCATCGGGTGTCTGGTAGTGTTGCAAAGACCAAAAGAGCTCCCAGTGAACAAACAAGGAAAGGAAGCTCATCCTCCAGTTCCCGCACTCTTCAAAAGCAACCACAGAGGCCTGAATGTTCGAAAGGACCTTCTGGTGTGCTTGATATGCCTCCTTTAAACAAAATGGCTGGTCAGCCTAGGCCCTTCTTCCAACCAGCAGAAGCAGCTGTAACTCAGCAAATGAGAAAAAGTGAGTCATCTAAAAATTCTCATCCACTTGAAATGGCACATCAGAGGCTCGAGTGTGCAAAAGGTGCTACTTCTGGTGTTCAGGATATGCCTACCTTAAACAGTGCTAGTGGGCAGCCTAAACCCTTCTTCCAGTCGCAAGAAGCAGCTGTTCCACAACCCAGAAATGAAAATACATGGGTATACCATGGACGACCTGGTGATGGGAAGTATGGAACGTCAGACAAAAGCAGACCAATGAACAGCATGGCTTTTATCACTAAAAATCAACCAGTAAATGCTGCCAGCTTTGCGATGAATTTGAATGGGCAAAAGAATGTCAATGACAATGTAAAATCAGTGGGCTCAACTGTAATGCCTGGGCAGGTAAATACAGCAAACAGAGGGCCTGATTCTTCCCGAAATATTTTCTCAGCATTTCCAGCAGCAGTCAGGGAGAATCAGAGCATTCCATCGGCTCCAATGGCACAATCTTGGATCTCATTTGGTACTTCGTCAGAGAGCAAACCTACCATTGTTAGTCCTACTTTCCATGACAGCAATTCTGGTTGGAAGATGCCATTTGCAAATGCTCGTCCTGATGAAGCAAAGATAACTGCTGTTCCACAGTTCTTTAGGCAGCAACCCAGTCAGATGGTTAGAGAAAGTTCGGTGCAAAACAAGGGTTTGGTAATATTCCCCCAGTTGGTCCAAACAGATTTCTCAAGATCACAGGGCCAACCACAATGGCAAGGCCTGGTTCCCCATATGCAACAGAAGCCAAACAAGGATATGCTCCGCCCAGATTTAAACATCGGGTTCCCCTCTCCTGGTTCACCACCGGCTCGACAGTCTTCCGGCATCAATTTGGAAGCACAACAACCAGATCTTGCTTTACAGCTGTAAGCTTGGAACGGATGACTACAGATTGGATGTCAGACTCAAACTTTAAGTATTAAAGGCACATCAAAGTTAGGCGCAAAGCGCAAACAGCAGATTGGGACATCCATTAGATGGGTTGACAGCAGATGGAGTGATGACAATTCAAGGTAAACCATCGTACATTGTTTGTGACTCATCCTCCATGCACCAAAGTATTGAGAATATGGATGGATGAACACCTGCTTAGGATGACATCATTATATATGCTTGGGCATTTTGTTCACTACCGGAGTTCAGAATCCAGCATTTGATGAGAATGCTGTGGTAGCATGCTTCTTGGTAGAGCATGCACATGATCCAAAACACTTAGCGCACTTGCCTGACCACACTATAGCTTTCCTCGGTGGAAATTTTTGCACCAGAACTTAGGATATATCGTTCTTTCAGTAGGCTAGACTATGTGGTCGCCCCTATGTAATGCTCCCTTGTCACATTGTATGTTGGTTGTAAATGGTCCAGCATTGAATAGATTGTTAGACTTAGATCTTCTTTTCTGAATGAAATTGCTTCACTCTTTTATATTCGGTGCCGGGAACTGTGCTACATGATCCATTCAGTGCAAATAACATGCTGAATGCGAACTGTAAGTAGTCGTCTCTTGGTGAAAAATTCAGTGTACTTTCATGCTACCTAACAGGGACTTGGGGTGAGTTCATGTGCCATTTCAGCTGAGTGTTTTGGTAGGAACCTGTGAACCGAGTCTTGACAACAAATTGGATTATTTTCACAGCTGCTGTGCCGTGGTATGAATATGCAGGTTGATAAAGTTTCTGGAAAAGATTTATACCTAAATTTCATCTACCTAGATTTGAATTCGGCCATCCTAAAAGAATGTGAAGTGTAATCATATGGGCATTTGATGAAAGAGACGTCCAAGCATGACAAAATAGCACATTTCTGACAATCAGAAGTAACTTTTGTTGTCCTGAGAAAGCTCCAAATCTCATGTTTCTACTCTGAGCTAATAGATGATATCAATGTTCACATGGCACACGCCCACATTCTACACTTTCGCCTTCATGGTGGGCAATTAGAGTATTGCTTTCAGGCTTCTTCAGGCTGAAGAAACTGAGAGTTCACAACTTGGTGCAGTAAATACGGTTTCTCTCATTTGATAGCAGCCAAGGACACGCAGGAACGTCACCATTTCCTGCACATATAAACACAATAAGTTTTTCAGTGTTCGGTGAGATGAGAAAACAAATGCAAAGAGTAGTACGCTAAGCATCTCCTTTTGAGAAggataaaatacatatatgtctGCGTTTTTAGGCTAGATTATTTCTCGGTTTTTGTACGCACGAACCACTacacggtgtatttttttaaagagtttatatataaaagtttatcatctcacatttataccgtagattttaattttgcagtagttaattttattatagtattaaatagctattaaaaaattagataatcttttatcttttcaaaAGAAACACAGTAGTTCATCCATTTTTAAGCCATGGGATACTGCGGATTCTTCACTATATAAATTGCACCGTGATTGAACTATAGCTTACAAATAAGAGGACATTTACCTTTAGATCCTTCAAGGCATTTTGCACACGGGCTTCAGCTGTTGATGCTTCAAAATCAACATAGAAAATGTAATTGAAGTGCCTGCAATTTTAAgaataataaacttttatgaaACTGAAAGTATCAACATGGGCACTTTTTTGAGAAGATGGAATTTCCTAACATAAAAGTTTCATAGAAACAAGAGAAACTGTAAACATATAGGAGTAGTTTACTCCTGGACATATTCTTCGTGTAACAGGCTTGGGAATGGTACTGTACAGATTGCTGtagctcttcttttttttttttggaaagaaatAAGAAGCACATTCTTTTTGTGCAGTGATATGGATGTTAGTCAAACTAAATGGTTAGATAGCATAGTAACAAATAGCAAACAGTACAGTAATCTGATGAACCTCTGTAAACTGCATTGCCTAGATCCAAATGAAACCTTGACATGTCGCAGGATTGCAGCAAATATGTGGCTGTGGTtaatatcaaatctttggcgAATCAGTCAGTTCAGTGGGCACCCAGAAATTATTGAAacaggaaggaaaaaaatgctgTTTGCACAtccacttttttctttttggctcCACAAGATTATACACATAAGCATTTGGCATAAAGACAAAACTGTGTTGAGACTTGCGAGTGTAGTAACAGTGTAGCATACTTTTCAGTTCCTTGAGTCCTCATTGGTTTGCGCTTATTTGGTCTGCTCTCAATCTTCAGTTCAACATGATGAAAGTCAAAATAGTGAAAATGTTTGCGAAGAataaaaccaaaagaaaaaaggttaaaataaataaaaataagttagGATCTCAACTTCTGGAGTACCTTTGCCAAACTTATGTCTCTCATCCAAAATGCACTCAAGGCCTTGAAAAGTATGCCAGAGCCCTCTTCAAGACCAAAAACGATGCTTGTCTGATAAATCAGGACAAATAACTTACAGCATTCGGCATTTGTTTGGAAAATGTACTAATCATGTTACATTGAAAATAATCATACCTTATATTGGCCATATTCCTTGGGGATGTCAGCAGTTTTGGCCAATACCAAGTATCTTGTGAGATTGGGTAAAGCATCCTGCAACATTGTTCAACTATGAGTTTCAGATTTCTAAATGAGATTATGGGCTAAACATTGAACAGGCAAAGCATCAAGTGGAGTATTACATTCCCTGACATTAGTTTATGGCAAAAACAAGAAACAGGATTGTTGGAAAAGCAACGGCATCAATGATGAATATAGGAGATGTTGTGTGACCTGCTGAGTGTTCTAAATAAATAGGAGAAAACAGATACCAGAGCATTGGATGCTCATGATTTGGTCAACAGTTTAGTAAACTGGTATAGTTTTGCATAGTACCATGAAAACaagagaaatataaaatatttacactCTCCACAATCATTGCTGCTAAGAGAACAATAAGATATACCAGTGACAAAAAACAAGGATTTATCACAGCCAATTGAACAATAAGAATACATTGATCTGTGGAAATTTCCCATCATCAACAAACCGTGGGATCAAAGGACACCGTATATTCGTGgttaaattttcctttttaacgCCTCATTTATTGACAGttagaaatcaaatttaaaaatatcacctGAAAATCGCATTCTACTATGTTAAGCCCGTATGATTCTGCCGCTTGAGCACTGCCTATAACTCCAGCGTCTCCTAAATTTTGCATGGATATAATCTGCAAATTAGTATTGAAATCCACATCAGGCTTTTTTTCAAGAGATCAGAGGAGCATGTGAAGTTTTTATTAGTTACCTTGGCACCGGCAGCACAGTAATCAACATTTTTCTTTACAACACTTAAACTAGAGAGTGAGTGCTCACACTGAGCAAATTCCTACCATATGAAACACGTGCAGATGATTAGGAAACTGTGACACAATCCATTCCTAAGACTGATAGTTCTCtatttttagtcatttttGGAGCCTTTCATTTGTAGAAATGCATTtcatagtatatgttttgccAGGCAAAGTTCATTTGCAAGATAATTGTAAAATTGTTGCACAAGGTCATGGATCAAGAGTGGGAACTCCTAGACATGCGGCTTTATCAGAAACAAAAACTgctaattactccctccatttcatattataagttactTTGGGTTTATGGAAAGTCATCTCTCTTcaagtttgatcaagttttATGGAAAACTATACATGACATTTATAAtaccaaatttatttattcctccaccattgaatatatttttatagtatgtTTATTTTGCGTTTGAaatgtttctatattttttttataaacttagtTAAACTTAAAGAGTTTTGACTTATGACAAATCCAAAgtgatttataaattataatatgaaatggatagAGCACATATTTAGCATATCATAACCTCTGGATGGCTGAAAATCGTTCTCAAATCATTCTTCTTCACCCCTGGAAGAGCCCAGAGACACAGCTCTATATCCACTTGAACTTCTTGCACAATATGCAGATTATGACCAAGAAGTAAGTCATAGTTCTGGTGGAAGCTTCCGGCGGATGAATTTTCAATTGGAAGAACAACTATGTCGGCAAGTGAAGACTCAACAGCCTGTCAATAAGAGAGCGAAGTTTAATTAAGAATGagatatttggacaaaatgaGGTTTTAGATTAGAAGAGGATATTTAGAGAAACCCTTTATGGATAACAACCTCAAATGCAGCCACAAACTTTTTGCATGGAACGGCTATACAATCTGGGAAGGCCTTAAGCAGCATTTCCTCAGTGGCCGTACCAGATGAGCCCTACAATCAAGAATGTATGGCACCAAACATATTATACGctgttaaatataattaagcaTGACTGAATCTTGTACCTGATATGCCACCCGGACATTAGCACTTCCATTATCTAATGATTGATCAGTTGCAGGTGATGGGCCTGCACAAGAGGGCAGAGACTTGTAATGGTGCACCACTTATATACTCCTCTATAGGAATGAGAAAAGTTGCTAAGATAGCCATCATATGTTCTTTTCTGTGGCCACAATATTGATATGTccaaataaactaagaaaagTATCTTGAGTGCTAAAGCAATGCTCTGAAAATTAATGTACATCAATAGAGAGTACCTCATCTCACTATGCATTTGGAACATTAATGATGTAAAATTACTTTTGGTCCAAATAGAATACCAAGATCACATAAATGGAAATGACGTATGATATGCTAAAGTTATACACACGAACTGCAAATAAATGGCCCCTAATTTATACAGATATATCTCAGAAATTTGTTAGCATGGAATAAACTACAGTACGTCATAATCAACAAATAgaacaaaagataaaataatctaaaagtaCAGAATAAAGGAATGCTATTTTCTTTCAAAGGTTCCAATGACCAATTTGATAAGGTAGTGTGTAGCTGGATCAAGTGCTTGGCTTTGGCTGCTCCCAGTGGCTGTGCTACACCTATTGCGCATCTCACAATGGTCGCCACCATCAACCAGTTTATGAGCAGGGTCATCAGAGCAGATAGAGACCTATCAAAGCAATGACAACCATGTACTCTTTGGTATTTCAGAATTTCTCAAATGTACTTGCTATTGTCCCTCTTGTGCCAAATGTAATATTCCGGTTCTGCATTGTCAGGAAATGGTAGAGGATTTTCTTTCCAACCGTTTTAATAGTAATATTTCTATCCAGAATTTCCAAAGAAATTATCATATAGTACCGACAATCTATCATAATATGGTAACATAAAATGGATTGAGCATCTCTCCAATCGTTTTTCATCATACGTTTTGGGATCCGTTAATTTAGTCTTGAAGTACAAACTAGGGGTGAAAATGGTACGAAAATTCCTGACCGTACAATATTGTTTtagttaaaataatataaaatttctgatTGTttccatttataaaattatttttttctaatttctctCAACGTCTTGTTGAAGTCATTAGATATGGAGAATTCCTCACCATACCGAGACCGTTtccataaaaaatgatattaaaaCCGATAATATTTCATGTTgtcttttataatatttttatccatagcAAAGAATGGACATTTTTATAGTATCTGAAAACTGCGCaacattgtaaaaaaaaggaactttCGTATTCGTATGCACAAACAAACAAAGGTGATTACCTAATTCCTCTATGTTTCTTATGCATAAatctttgaaataaaaaattgatcaaCATTTCATAGTTATACATATTCTTTTTGAGAACGTAATTGGCAAGAGTAGAACAGTCCATACCTCCAACTGTATattcatttttgaaaaaaaaaacgcatcAAACTTGAGAATGAATTAAATTAACCGGCTGGATACCTTCCATTCCATATAGAGATTAAAAACGTATATCGATCTCGGACGAAACTAATCTCCAGGGAATATTTCGACTCGGTTTCTCCGGGCACTGAAGAAACTGTACATACGGAAATGGTGGAATCAATCAAGCTTACCAGTAAGGAAATCAATAGATGCGCACTCCATGAATTGACTCACCcagatcgagagagagagagagagaggcgccgcgcgcgcgcgcgcggcaacGACGTCCGGGGAGGATCCGACCGAGGCCACGCGGCGatacggtggcggcggcggcggaggaggagggagagggcgacgcgcgcgcggcgcggggcacGGATCACCGGCGGGTAGAGGGCTGCTTCTGCAGATTTTTGATCGTCGGATGCGGGATGGACGGCCGAAAATCCAACGCAGTTTTccactttttatttgtatataatgTCTCTAGCTTCTGGCAGTAATAATCGAGGCAGATCCATCTTACGGGCTTGCTCCGGTTGGACCAAAAATAAAGGAGCAAGTAtaagaaaatgaagaaaaatttcCTTTCCTAATAAGTTGTTGAGAGAACAAATGAAATTTCACATCCGTTCTAAGCTCTTGGGAAATTCAGATAGACTGATGCGTGCATGATTTCTATTTctcagtttttatatatttatattggttAAAGTTTATCCGCAGCGAATAAGCcttaagagagaaaaaaaagatttagatAGTTGATGAGCGAATTCAACACATGACTGATTAGGTTGTCACAAACAAATATGTATGTTCGAGCATCTCAAAGAATGACAAACCTACTCTTTTGGTTGATCACTATGAGAGATGTTCATACAAATTCTTCAAAGATCTCAAGCTACACTAGCAAACTAGTGTTCTTGTTGGCTTCTCCTTTCGTCCTCTGCTACAAAGCACCAAGATGGTTTTTTATATCATGCGGCTACATGCTTTTCCACCAAATAAAGATacataatattatttacaatAATAAGCATGAGCTATCTCCTTGTACTCATTGTCGTATCTATTGTAGCAGTTGACATCCCCTGAAGCTTCATGGCAGGCCCACATGCAGTATCCCCAgcctttaaaaaatt includes:
- the LOC102701090 gene encoding bromodomain-containing protein DDB_G0270170 — its product is MPRSPSPDRHHHHHHPGRRRGAAAGPPTAQTTSHQRRRSPSPAGRRSLRPRRAAAPSSRPLVDDFFPFPSSPSSSPSRPPPHQQQQPQQQQRRPSPEPSSSDSDGHGGGGSSASDRRRRKLKLVVKLSQLAPDQNHRRGPPPPSYSDSSGGEEEAGDDGSGGEEQVKPPKKRRIEPRGDRSRHREVGGRTDAASAPRTKRLPVPGMARTTPLPDRKALDMILDKLQKKDTYGVFAEPVDPEELPDYHDVIEHPMDFGTVRRKLARNAYRSFEQFEDDVFLICSNAMQYNAPDTIYFRQAHSIQELARKKFQELRDEGIPTENQIKSEQKIRPNSCNREPIKKPVLRYSDDDLGFMSHKEQVSRPNSKNLGDDLKFKDQVKKHISRNSEDVLSSSFQKERVKKSNFRNSDDDLSSSFHKEQVKRPISRNSGDDLSSSVHKEQARKVISRNSENERVSSFHKKHDKKPTSRNSKDELPSQEKHIRKPVCRNSEDADFLSNKDSVENPVCTNGEHVGVLSPKRLVEKPICQNRDDVSHSQKKELNNKPICGDGRDDMGYSCNTETVKKPVSMNSQDALGSDVSAATVASAGDGSNGLSMSQANAAEPLGCMATNGFMDKDISSPLDEIRSEKTDDISARESSVKPSYKSIVVDETRRKTYDTYEEQPSSESDAIFDVFSEEPKELASVGPHSDHSYARSLARFAGSLGAQGWRLASERIQQVLPTDVKFGRGWVGEYEPPLPSILFVENQSRSLVSSESNIQKSASMTRNNERMRPTGSVNPKEMSLSLNQITTGNNMVGVPGPLESPEIKPRLFGVTAEPQQRNTNASSLHENHRVSGSVAKTKRAPSEQTRKGSSSSSSRTLQKQPQRPECSKGPSGVLDMPPLNKMAGQPRPFFQPAEAAVTQQMRKSESSKNSHPLEMAHQRLECAKGATSGVQDMPTLNSASGQPKPFFQSQEAAVPQPRNENTWVYHGRPGDGKYGTSDKSRPMNSMAFITKNQPVNAASFAMNLNGQKNVNDNVKSVGSTVMPGQVNTANRGPDSSRNIFSAFPAAVRENQSIPSAPMAQSWISFGTSSESKPTIVSPTFHDSNSGWKMPFANARPDEAKITAVPQFFRQQPSQMVRESSVQNKGLVIFPQLVQTDFSRSQGQPQWQGLVPHMQQKPNKDMLRPDLNIGFPSPGSPPARQSSGINLEAQQPDLALQL
- the LOC102710319 gene encoding arogenate dehydratase/prephenate dehydratase 2, chloroplastic-like; translated protein: MECASIDFLTGPSPATDQSLDNGSANVRVAYQGSSGTATEEMLLKAFPDCIAVPCKKFVAAFEAVESSLADIVVLPIENSSAGSFHQNYDLLLGHNLHIVQEVQVDIELCLWALPGVKKNDLRTIFSHPEEFAQCEHSLSSLSVVKKNVDYCAAGAKIISMQNLGDAGVIGSAQAAESYGLNIVECDFQDALPNLTRYLVLAKTADIPKEYGQYKTSIVFGLEEGSGILFKALSAFWMRDISLAKIESRPNKRKPMRTQGTEKHFNYIFYVDFEASTAEARVQNALKDLKEMVTFLRVLGCYQMRETVFTAPSCELSVSSA